GATCAATTTCGTATCGCCGTCCATGCCAGGAGTACCCATCCGATAATGAGGGCGACCCCGCCGATCGGGGTGATAGCTCCGAGCCACCGCATTCCTGACAATACGAGCACATAGAGACTCCCCGAGAAAATGATGATCCCGACGACGAAGGCCCAGCCAGCCCAGGCGACGGTTGGTGCTTCCCATTGAGTCGAGGCCCACGCGACGACGAACAGTGCAAGTGCGTGCGCCAACTGGTACCTCACCCCGATTTCGAACGTCGCTAGGTCAGCGGGTGAAAGCGCAGTCCGGAGGGCATGCGCCCCGAACGCCCCGAAGAGCACAGCCAGGCCGGCGAAGACCGACCCGAGTACGAAGAAGAGCCTCATGGAGTCAGTCCTCAGTAGGCGAGAGCGTACGCTTCGCGTCTCGGGTCCGCTGCTGCTGTGAGGACTCCGGTCGTCGGGTCGAAGACGATCATCTG
Above is a window of Longimicrobiales bacterium DNA encoding:
- a CDS encoding DUF423 domain-containing protein translates to MRLFFVLGSVFAGLAVLFGAFGAHALRTALSPADLATFEIGVRYQLAHALALFVVAWASTQWEAPTVAWAGWAFVVGIIIFSGSLYVLVLSGMRWLGAITPIGGVALIIGWVLLAWTAIRN